The Vibrio astriarenae genome contains a region encoding:
- a CDS encoding TetR/AcrR family transcriptional regulator: MVLTPRSAKKREQILQAAGKLFTEVGYAVSMDQIAEVASVSKQTVYAHFKTKDELFETCVKTRCESNRLHLHLKDDPRPVEEALLDFAIHFQNMMTSPTVMNTYRTAVSQVESHPDLGQAYLKAGPESTTQMVEEYFEYLQQQGKFASGKNMRYAAFQFMLMIHGQAVYWNTLGVDIEQSESEQREYLQSVVEVTLQSYLAS; the protein is encoded by the coding sequence ATGGTTCTGACACCACGCAGTGCGAAAAAACGAGAGCAGATCTTACAGGCTGCAGGGAAACTGTTTACTGAGGTCGGCTACGCTGTCAGCATGGATCAGATAGCAGAAGTGGCCAGTGTTTCTAAACAAACGGTTTATGCCCACTTTAAGACTAAAGATGAGTTGTTCGAGACCTGTGTTAAAACCCGCTGTGAATCTAACCGTCTTCATTTGCACTTAAAAGATGACCCAAGACCGGTTGAGGAGGCGCTCTTAGACTTCGCCATTCACTTCCAGAACATGATGACTTCACCGACTGTGATGAATACCTATCGAACCGCGGTAAGCCAAGTTGAGAGCCATCCCGATTTGGGGCAGGCGTATTTGAAGGCAGGACCGGAGTCAACGACCCAGATGGTTGAGGAGTACTTTGAGTATCTGCAGCAGCAAGGCAAATTTGCAAGCGGGAAAAACATGCGTTACGCCGCATTTCAATTTATGTTGATGATCCACGGTCAGGCGGTTTACTGGAACACGCTTGGTGTAGATATTGAGCAGAGTGAAAGTGAGCAGAGAGAGTACTTACAGAGTGTGGTGGAAGTCACGCTGCAGAGTTATCTCGCATCTTAG